A genomic region of Pseudomonas abietaniphila contains the following coding sequences:
- a CDS encoding 2-hydroxyacid dehydrogenase yields MKKHIVLYKKLSAPLMERLQAHAEVTLIDDPKTQDGLARLRDALPQADGLLGASLKLDAQLLDLAPKLKAVSSVSVGVDNYDIDDLTRRGILLTNTPDVLTETTADTGFALIMATARRVVELATMVRNGEWTQNIGPTHFGTDVHGKTLGIVGMGRIGEAVAQRGHFGFGMPVLYHSHSRKPAVEARFNAQYRSLDALLQEADFVCLTVPLTAETEGLIGAEQFARMRPETIFINIARGKVVDEQALINALQNGQIRAAGLDVFEREPLQADSLLLQLDNVVATPHMGSATHETREAMARCAVDNLVAALTGERPKDLVNPSAWKTGDL; encoded by the coding sequence ATGAAGAAGCACATTGTTCTCTATAAAAAACTGTCGGCGCCCCTGATGGAGCGCCTGCAGGCGCACGCCGAGGTCACGCTGATCGATGACCCGAAAACCCAGGATGGTCTGGCTCGACTGCGCGATGCCTTGCCCCAGGCGGACGGTCTGCTGGGCGCCAGCCTCAAGCTTGATGCGCAACTGCTCGATCTGGCGCCGAAGCTCAAGGCGGTGTCCAGCGTCTCCGTGGGCGTCGATAACTACGACATCGACGACCTCACCCGACGCGGCATCCTGCTGACGAACACCCCGGACGTACTGACTGAAACCACCGCAGACACCGGGTTTGCGCTGATCATGGCCACGGCCCGTCGCGTGGTGGAACTGGCCACGATGGTGCGCAACGGCGAATGGACGCAGAACATCGGCCCAACACATTTCGGTACCGATGTTCACGGCAAAACCCTCGGCATTGTCGGCATGGGACGGATCGGTGAAGCCGTGGCCCAGCGCGGCCACTTCGGCTTCGGCATGCCGGTGCTCTATCACAGTCACTCGCGCAAGCCGGCAGTCGAAGCCCGCTTCAATGCGCAATACCGCAGCCTGGACGCGCTGCTGCAAGAAGCTGATTTCGTCTGCCTGACCGTACCGCTGACCGCTGAAACGGAAGGCCTGATCGGCGCGGAGCAATTTGCCCGGATGCGCCCCGAGACGATCTTCATCAACATTGCGCGGGGCAAAGTGGTGGATGAGCAGGCCTTGATCAACGCCCTGCAGAACGGACAGATTCGCGCGGCAGGCCTCGACGTGTTCGAGCGTGAGCCGTTGCAGGCGGATTCCCTGCTGCTGCAACTGGACAACGTGGTGGCGACCCCGCACATGGGCTCGGCCACGCACGAGACCCGCGAGGCGATGGCACGTTGTGCCGTGGATAATCTGGTGGCGGCACTGACTGGAGAGCGGCCGAAGGATCTGGTGAATCCATCAGCCTGGAAAACCGGTGACCTTTAG